In Dromiciops gliroides isolate mDroGli1 chromosome 4, mDroGli1.pri, whole genome shotgun sequence, one DNA window encodes the following:
- the TMEM94 gene encoding transmembrane protein 94 isoform X2 — translation MLFKQAELWMPHQGKCSKAGQWGSSDLPKVTQLGDPPLALGLSTGKALSILKEQLEAVLEGHLKEQKKNQTWKEIWKRSFLHHSNRCSCFHWPGASLMLLAVLLLLGCYGNQPAGSHGVELVNATALLLLLLLDLILIRRQERLKRQEVERRLRGIIDQISDALRDGKEVRWPNAMYPDLHMPFAPSWSLHWAYRDGHLVNLPVSLLVEGDIIALRPGQESFASLRGIKDDEHIVLEPGDLFPPFSPPPSPRGEVKKGPQNPQQHRLFRVLKTPVLDNIRWCLDMALARPVTALDNERFTVQSVMLRYAVPVVLASFLITNALRFVFSAPGIASWQYTLLQLQVNGVLPILPLLFPVLWVLATACGEARVLAQMSKASPSSLLAKFSEDTLSSYTEVVSSQEMLRCIWGHFLRVIQGKSSTLSYSSSLLHSLGSVTVLCCVDKQGILSWPNPSPETVLFFSGKMEPPHSSHEDLTDDLSTRSFCHPEVEEEPHERDALLSGPLSDTLHFSNEQERGDWPGDGPKPPEPHPHRKLHGRNKHPSGSNVSFSKDIEAGEDEPFKAVSEGDACEAEDFVCDYHLEMLSLSQDQQNPSCIQFDDSNWQLHLTSLKPLGLNVLLNLCNASVTDRLCRFSDHLCNIALQESHSAVLPVHVPWGLCELARLIGFTPGAKELFKQENHLALYRLPSAEMVKETALGKLSRVTKRRPPLSHMISLFIKDTTTSTEQMLSHGTADVVLEACTDFWDGADIYPLSGSDRKKVLDFYQRACLSGYCSAFAYKPMHCALSSQLNGKCIELMQVPGHNAICTSCELPGTIPIKQNTRRNSWSSDGIGEVMEKEDCMQALSGQIFMGMVSSQYQARLDIVRLIDGLVNACIRFVYFSLEDELKSKVFAEKMGLETGWNCHISLTPNGDVPGSEIPPSSPSHAGSLHDDLNQVSRDDAEGLLLMEEEGHSDLISFQPTDSDIPSFLEDCNRAKLPRGIHQVRPHLQNIDNVPLLVPLFTDCTPETMCEMIKIMQEYGEVTCCLGSSANLRNSCLFLQSDISIALDPLYPSRCSWETFGYATSTSMAQASDGLSPLHLSGQLNSLACSMSFRQEESISIIRLIEQARHATYGIRKCFLFLLQCQLTLVVIQFLSCLVQLPPLLGTTDILWLSCFCYPLLSVSLLGKPPHSSVMSVATGKNLLSIPKKTQHYFLLCFLLKFSLTIGSGLICFGFVLQSFCDSAQARNLTNCSSIMLRSETEMAPDWFKELANGLLLAQKLTAALIVLHTVFISITHVHRTKPLWRKSPFSNLWWTITVPVVLLGQLVQIAVDLQLWTNRDSSINFGLADVPLITWLLGCLSLILVVVTNEIVKLHEIRVRVRYQKRQKLQFETKLGMNSPF, via the exons ATGCTCTTTAAGCAGGCAGAACTGTGGATGCCCCATCAGGGCAAGTGCAGCAAA gcagggcaatggggctcaagtgacttgcccaaggtcacacagcta GGCGATCCTCCCTTGGCCCTGGGCCTATCCACAGGTAAGGCCCTTAGTATCCTGAAGGAACAGCTGGAGGCAGTGCTGGAAGGGCACCTGAAGGAGCAGAAGAAAAACCAAACATGGAAG GAGATATGGAAAAGGAGCTTCCTGCACCATAGTAACCGCTGTTCCTGTTTCCATTGGCCGGGTGCCTCCCTGATGCTGTTGGcagtgctgctgctgctaggCTGCTATGGGAATCAGCCAGCTGGGAG CCATGGGGTAGAGTTGGTAAATGCCACAGcactcctcctgctgctgcttctggaCCTCATCCTCATCAGGAGGCAGGAGCGGCTGAAGCGCCAAGAGGTAGAGAGAAGACTTCGAGGGATCATTGATCAAATAAGTG atGCCCTCAGGGATGGTAAGGAGGTCAGGTGGCCAAATGCCATGTACCCTGATCTTCATATGCCCTTTGCCCCATCCTGGTCTTTGCACTGGGCCTACCGAGATGGACACCTGGTAAATCTGCCAGTCAGCCTGTTGGTGGAGGGAGATATCATTGCCCTGAGGCCAGGTCAGGAATCCTTTGCTTCCCTGAGGGGGATCAAG GATGATGAGCACATTGTTTTGGAGCCGGGTGACctgtttccccccttttctcctcctccctctccacgGGGGGAAGTGAAGAAGGGACCACAGAATCCCCAACAGCATCGACTCTTCCGAGTTCTTAAGACCCCTGTGTTGGACAacatcag ATGGTGCTTGGACATGGCCCTGGCTCGGCCAGTGACCGCTTTGGACAATGAGAGGTTCACAGTGCAGTCAGTGATGCTGCGATATGCAGTTCCTGTGGTCCTG GCCAGCTTCCTTATCACTAATGCCTTGCGCTTTGTGTTCTCCGCTCCAGGGATCGCTTCTTGGCAGTATACCTTACTCCAGCTGCAG GTGAATGGTGTCCTGCCAATCCTCCCACTGTTGTTTCCAGTCCTCTGGGTTCTGGCCACGGCCTGTGGGGAGGCCCGAGTGCTGGCCCAGATGAGCAAAGCCTCGCCTAGCTCCCTG TTGGCCAAGTTTTCAGAAGATACTCTCAGCAGCTACACAGAAGTGGTCTCCTCTCAG GAAATGCTTCGCTGCATCTGGGGTCACTTCCTCAGGGTGATCCAAGGAAAGTCATCGACACTGAGCTACAGCTCTAGCTTGCTGCATAGCTTGGGCTCTGTAACG GTCCTGTGCTGTGTGGACAAGCAAGGGATCCTGTCCTGGCCCAATCCGAGCCCTGAGACTGTCCTGTTCTTCAGTGGGAAGATGGAACCACCTCACAGCAGCCATGAAGACCTGACTGATGACCTGTCTACCCGCTCCTTCTGCCACCCTGAGGTAGAGGAGGAG CCCCATGAGCGTGATGCTTTGCTGTCCGGTCCCTTGAGTGACACCTTGCACTTCTCCAATGAGCAGGAGAGGGGTGACTGGCCTGGGGATGGCCCCAAACCCCCTGAACCTCATCCTCACCGAAAGCTGCATGGGCGCAATAAACATCCCTCTGGCTCCAATGTGAGCTTCAGCAAGGACATTGAGGCGGGGGAGGATGAGCCATTCAAG GCTGTGAGTGAAGGGGACGCCTGCGAGGCAGAGGACTTTGTGTGTGACTACCACCTGGAGATGCTGAGCCTGTCTCAGGACCAGCAGAACCCCTCCTGCATCCAGTTTGATGACTCCAATTGGCAGCTGCACCTCACCTCCCTCAAGCCTCTTGGCCTCAATGTCCTGCTAAACCTGTGCAACGCCAGTGTCACTGATCGCCTCTGCCGCTTCTCCGACCACCTCTGTAACATTGCGCTCCAGGAGAGCCACAGTGCCGTGCTGCCTGTCCATGTGCCCTGGGGGCTCTGCGAGCTTGCCCGACTCATTG GCTTCACTCCTGGTGCCAAAGAGCTCTTCAAACAGGAAAACCACTTAGCACTCTATCGTCTTCCCAGCGCTGAGATGGTGAAGGAGACGGCCTTGGGAAAACTGTCCCGTGTCACCAAGCGACGCCCACCACTGAGCCATATGATCAGCCTCTTTATCAAGGACACAACCACCA GCACTGAGCAGATGCTGTCCCATGGTACAGCTGATGTGGTCCTGGAGGCCTGCACAGACTTCTGGGATGGAGCAGACATCTACCCGCTCTCTGGCTCAGACAG AAAGAAAGTGCTAGATTTCTACCAGCGAGCCTGCCTCTCAGGCTACTGCTCTGCCTTTGCCTACAAGCCCATGCACTGTGCTTTGTCCTCTCAGCTCAATGGCAAGTGCATTGAGCTCATGCAGGTGCCTGGCCACAATGCCATCTGCACCTCCTGTGAGCTTCCTGGCACCATACCCATCAAGCAAAATACCCGCCGCAACAGCTGGAGCTCTGACG GGATCGGTGAAGTGATGGAGAAGGAGGATTGCATGCAAGCTCTGAGCGGCCAGATCTTCATGGGCATGGTGTCCTCCCAGTACCAGGCCCGTCTGGACATCGTGCGCCTCATCGACGGGCTGGTCAATGCCTGCATCCGCTTTGTTTACTTCTCCCTGGAGGATGAGCTCAAGAGCAAG GTGTTTGCAGAAAAGATGGGCCTTGAGACAGGTTGGAATTGCCACATCTCCCTCACACCAAATGGTGATGTTCCCGGCTCAGAGATTCCACCTTCTAGCCCCAGTCATGCAGGTTCCTTGCATGATGACCTCAATCAGG TATCCCGGGATGATGCTGAAGGGCTGCTGCTTATGGAGGAGGAGGGCCACTCAGACCTCATCAGCTTCCAACCTACCGACAGTGACATCCCCAGCTTCTTAGAGGACTGCAACCGG GCCAAGCTGCCCCGGGGTATCCACCAAGTACGGCCACACTTACAGAACATCGACAATGTTCCTCTGCTGGTGCCCCTCTTCACTGACTGCACCCCTGAAA CCATGTGTGAGATGATTAAGATCATGCAAGAGTATGGAGAGGTGACGTGCTGCTTGGGCAGTTCTGCCAACCTGCGCAATAGCTGCCTCTTCTTGCAGAGTGACATCAG CATTGCCCTGGATCCCCTGTATCCATCCCGCTGTTCCTGGGAGACCTTCGGCTATGCCACCAGCACCAGCATGGCCCAGGCCTCAGACGGCCTTTCTCCCCTGCATCTCTCAGGGCAGCTCAACAGCCTGGCTTGCTCAATGTCCTTTCGGCAGGAAGAGAGCATCAGTATCATCCGGCTCATCGAGCAG GCCCGCCATGCTACCTATGGCATCCGCAAGTGCTTCCTCTTCCTGCTGCAATGCCAACTGACTCTAGTGGTTATCCAG TTCCTTTCTTGCCTGGTACAGTTGCCACCCCTCCTGGGCACCACCGACATCCTGTGGCTGTCCTGTTTCTGCTACCCCCTTCTAAG TGTCTCCCTTCTAGGGAAGCCTCCACACAGCTCTGTCATGTCTGTAGCTACAGGGAAGAATCTTCTCTCCATTCCCAAGAAG ACCCAGCACTACTTTCTCCTCTGCTTCTTGCTCAAGTTTAGCCTGACCATTGGCTCGGGCCTCATCTGCTTTGGCTTCGTCCTGCAGAGTTTTTGTGACAGTGCCCAGGCCCGAAACCTTACTAACTGTTCGTCTATCATGCTGCGCAG TGAAACCGAGATGGCTCCAGATTGGTTTAAAGAGCTGGCCAATGGTCTCTTGCTGGCTCAGAAACTCACAGCTGCCCTGATTGTCCTCCACACTG TGTTCATTTCTATCACCCACGTGCATCGCACCAAGCCCTTGTGGAGAAAGAGCCCCTTCTCCAATCTCTGGTGGACCATAACAGTGCCTGTGGT GCTACTGGGGCAGCTCGTGCAGATAGCTGTGGACTTGCAGCTCTGGACAAACAGGGACAGCAGTATCAACTTTGGTCTGGCAGACGTGCCCTTGATAACCTGGCTCCTGGGCTGCCTTTCCCTCATCCTTGTGGTCGTCACCAATGAAATCGTCAAGTTGCATGAAATACG GGTCCGGGTCCGATACCAGAAGAGGCAGAAACTACAGTTTGAAACTAAACTTGGCATGAACTCCCCTTTTTGA
- the TMEM94 gene encoding transmembrane protein 94 isoform X7, giving the protein MDLKKLQGDPPLALGLSTGKALSILKEQLEAVLEGHLKEQKKNQTWKEIWKRSFLHHSNRCSCFHWPGASLMLLAVLLLLGCYGNQPAGSHGVELVNATALLLLLLLDLILIRRQERLKRQEVERRLRGIIDQISDALRDGKEVRWPNAMYPDLHMPFAPSWSLHWAYRDGHLVNLPVSLLVEGDIIALRPGQESFASLRGIKDDEHIVLEPGDLFPPFSPPPSPRGEVKKGPQNPQQHRLFRVLKTPVLDNIRWCLDMALARPVTALDNERFTVQSVMLRYAVPVVLASFLITNALRFVFSAPGIASWQYTLLQLQVNGVLPILPLLFPVLWVLATACGEARVLAQMSKASPSSLLAKFSEDTLSSYTEVVSSQEMLRCIWGHFLRVIQGKSSTLSYSSSLLHSLGSVTVLCCVDKQGILSWPNPSPETVLFFSGKMEPPHSSHEDLTDDLSTRSFCHPEVEEEPHERDALLSGPLSDTLHFSNEQERGDWPGDGPKPPEPHPHRKLHGRNKHPSGSNVSFSKDIEAGEDEPFKAVSEGDACEAEDFVCDYHLEMLSLSQDQQNPSCIQFDDSNWQLHLTSLKPLGLNVLLNLCNASVTDRLCRFSDHLCNIALQESHSAVLPVHVPWGLCELARLIGFTPGAKELFKQENHLALYRLPSAEMVKETALGKLSRVTKRRPPLSHMISLFIKDTTTSTEQMLSHGTADVVLEACTDFWDGADIYPLSGSDRKKVLDFYQRACLSGYCSAFAYKPMHCALSSQLNGKCIELMQVPGHNAICTSCELPGTIPIKQNTRRNSWSSDEGIGEVMEKEDCMQALSGQIFMGMVSSQYQARLDIVRLIDGLVNACIRFVYFSLEDELKSKVFAEKMGLETGWNCHISLTPNGDVPGSEIPPSSPSHAGSLHDDLNQVSRDDAEGLLLMEEEGHSDLISFQPTDSDIPSFLEDCNRAKLPRGIHQVRPHLQNIDNVPLLVPLFTDCTPETMCEMIKIMQEYGEVTCCLGSSANLRNSCLFLQSDISIALDPLYPSRCSWETFGYATSTSMAQASDGLSPLHLSGQLNSLACSMSFRQEESISIIRLIEQARHATYGIRKCFLFLLQCQLTLVVIQFLSCLVQLPPLLGTTDILWLSCFCYPLLSVSLLGKPPHSSVMSVATGKNLLSIPKKTQHYFLLCFLLKFSLTIGSGLICFGFVLQSFCDSAQARNLTNCSSIMLRSETEMAPDWFKELANGLLLAQKLTAALIVLHTVFISITHVHRTKPLWRKSPFSNLWWTITVPVVLLGQLVQIAVDLQLWTNRDSSINFGLADVPLITWLLGCLSLILVVVTNEIVKLHEIRVRVRYQKRQKLQFETKLGMNSPF; this is encoded by the exons ATGGACCTGAAGAAACTCCAG GGCGATCCTCCCTTGGCCCTGGGCCTATCCACAGGTAAGGCCCTTAGTATCCTGAAGGAACAGCTGGAGGCAGTGCTGGAAGGGCACCTGAAGGAGCAGAAGAAAAACCAAACATGGAAG GAGATATGGAAAAGGAGCTTCCTGCACCATAGTAACCGCTGTTCCTGTTTCCATTGGCCGGGTGCCTCCCTGATGCTGTTGGcagtgctgctgctgctaggCTGCTATGGGAATCAGCCAGCTGGGAG CCATGGGGTAGAGTTGGTAAATGCCACAGcactcctcctgctgctgcttctggaCCTCATCCTCATCAGGAGGCAGGAGCGGCTGAAGCGCCAAGAGGTAGAGAGAAGACTTCGAGGGATCATTGATCAAATAAGTG atGCCCTCAGGGATGGTAAGGAGGTCAGGTGGCCAAATGCCATGTACCCTGATCTTCATATGCCCTTTGCCCCATCCTGGTCTTTGCACTGGGCCTACCGAGATGGACACCTGGTAAATCTGCCAGTCAGCCTGTTGGTGGAGGGAGATATCATTGCCCTGAGGCCAGGTCAGGAATCCTTTGCTTCCCTGAGGGGGATCAAG GATGATGAGCACATTGTTTTGGAGCCGGGTGACctgtttccccccttttctcctcctccctctccacgGGGGGAAGTGAAGAAGGGACCACAGAATCCCCAACAGCATCGACTCTTCCGAGTTCTTAAGACCCCTGTGTTGGACAacatcag ATGGTGCTTGGACATGGCCCTGGCTCGGCCAGTGACCGCTTTGGACAATGAGAGGTTCACAGTGCAGTCAGTGATGCTGCGATATGCAGTTCCTGTGGTCCTG GCCAGCTTCCTTATCACTAATGCCTTGCGCTTTGTGTTCTCCGCTCCAGGGATCGCTTCTTGGCAGTATACCTTACTCCAGCTGCAG GTGAATGGTGTCCTGCCAATCCTCCCACTGTTGTTTCCAGTCCTCTGGGTTCTGGCCACGGCCTGTGGGGAGGCCCGAGTGCTGGCCCAGATGAGCAAAGCCTCGCCTAGCTCCCTG TTGGCCAAGTTTTCAGAAGATACTCTCAGCAGCTACACAGAAGTGGTCTCCTCTCAG GAAATGCTTCGCTGCATCTGGGGTCACTTCCTCAGGGTGATCCAAGGAAAGTCATCGACACTGAGCTACAGCTCTAGCTTGCTGCATAGCTTGGGCTCTGTAACG GTCCTGTGCTGTGTGGACAAGCAAGGGATCCTGTCCTGGCCCAATCCGAGCCCTGAGACTGTCCTGTTCTTCAGTGGGAAGATGGAACCACCTCACAGCAGCCATGAAGACCTGACTGATGACCTGTCTACCCGCTCCTTCTGCCACCCTGAGGTAGAGGAGGAG CCCCATGAGCGTGATGCTTTGCTGTCCGGTCCCTTGAGTGACACCTTGCACTTCTCCAATGAGCAGGAGAGGGGTGACTGGCCTGGGGATGGCCCCAAACCCCCTGAACCTCATCCTCACCGAAAGCTGCATGGGCGCAATAAACATCCCTCTGGCTCCAATGTGAGCTTCAGCAAGGACATTGAGGCGGGGGAGGATGAGCCATTCAAG GCTGTGAGTGAAGGGGACGCCTGCGAGGCAGAGGACTTTGTGTGTGACTACCACCTGGAGATGCTGAGCCTGTCTCAGGACCAGCAGAACCCCTCCTGCATCCAGTTTGATGACTCCAATTGGCAGCTGCACCTCACCTCCCTCAAGCCTCTTGGCCTCAATGTCCTGCTAAACCTGTGCAACGCCAGTGTCACTGATCGCCTCTGCCGCTTCTCCGACCACCTCTGTAACATTGCGCTCCAGGAGAGCCACAGTGCCGTGCTGCCTGTCCATGTGCCCTGGGGGCTCTGCGAGCTTGCCCGACTCATTG GCTTCACTCCTGGTGCCAAAGAGCTCTTCAAACAGGAAAACCACTTAGCACTCTATCGTCTTCCCAGCGCTGAGATGGTGAAGGAGACGGCCTTGGGAAAACTGTCCCGTGTCACCAAGCGACGCCCACCACTGAGCCATATGATCAGCCTCTTTATCAAGGACACAACCACCA GCACTGAGCAGATGCTGTCCCATGGTACAGCTGATGTGGTCCTGGAGGCCTGCACAGACTTCTGGGATGGAGCAGACATCTACCCGCTCTCTGGCTCAGACAG AAAGAAAGTGCTAGATTTCTACCAGCGAGCCTGCCTCTCAGGCTACTGCTCTGCCTTTGCCTACAAGCCCATGCACTGTGCTTTGTCCTCTCAGCTCAATGGCAAGTGCATTGAGCTCATGCAGGTGCCTGGCCACAATGCCATCTGCACCTCCTGTGAGCTTCCTGGCACCATACCCATCAAGCAAAATACCCGCCGCAACAGCTGGAGCTCTGACG AAGGGATCGGTGAAGTGATGGAGAAGGAGGATTGCATGCAAGCTCTGAGCGGCCAGATCTTCATGGGCATGGTGTCCTCCCAGTACCAGGCCCGTCTGGACATCGTGCGCCTCATCGACGGGCTGGTCAATGCCTGCATCCGCTTTGTTTACTTCTCCCTGGAGGATGAGCTCAAGAGCAAG GTGTTTGCAGAAAAGATGGGCCTTGAGACAGGTTGGAATTGCCACATCTCCCTCACACCAAATGGTGATGTTCCCGGCTCAGAGATTCCACCTTCTAGCCCCAGTCATGCAGGTTCCTTGCATGATGACCTCAATCAGG TATCCCGGGATGATGCTGAAGGGCTGCTGCTTATGGAGGAGGAGGGCCACTCAGACCTCATCAGCTTCCAACCTACCGACAGTGACATCCCCAGCTTCTTAGAGGACTGCAACCGG GCCAAGCTGCCCCGGGGTATCCACCAAGTACGGCCACACTTACAGAACATCGACAATGTTCCTCTGCTGGTGCCCCTCTTCACTGACTGCACCCCTGAAA CCATGTGTGAGATGATTAAGATCATGCAAGAGTATGGAGAGGTGACGTGCTGCTTGGGCAGTTCTGCCAACCTGCGCAATAGCTGCCTCTTCTTGCAGAGTGACATCAG CATTGCCCTGGATCCCCTGTATCCATCCCGCTGTTCCTGGGAGACCTTCGGCTATGCCACCAGCACCAGCATGGCCCAGGCCTCAGACGGCCTTTCTCCCCTGCATCTCTCAGGGCAGCTCAACAGCCTGGCTTGCTCAATGTCCTTTCGGCAGGAAGAGAGCATCAGTATCATCCGGCTCATCGAGCAG GCCCGCCATGCTACCTATGGCATCCGCAAGTGCTTCCTCTTCCTGCTGCAATGCCAACTGACTCTAGTGGTTATCCAG TTCCTTTCTTGCCTGGTACAGTTGCCACCCCTCCTGGGCACCACCGACATCCTGTGGCTGTCCTGTTTCTGCTACCCCCTTCTAAG TGTCTCCCTTCTAGGGAAGCCTCCACACAGCTCTGTCATGTCTGTAGCTACAGGGAAGAATCTTCTCTCCATTCCCAAGAAG ACCCAGCACTACTTTCTCCTCTGCTTCTTGCTCAAGTTTAGCCTGACCATTGGCTCGGGCCTCATCTGCTTTGGCTTCGTCCTGCAGAGTTTTTGTGACAGTGCCCAGGCCCGAAACCTTACTAACTGTTCGTCTATCATGCTGCGCAG TGAAACCGAGATGGCTCCAGATTGGTTTAAAGAGCTGGCCAATGGTCTCTTGCTGGCTCAGAAACTCACAGCTGCCCTGATTGTCCTCCACACTG TGTTCATTTCTATCACCCACGTGCATCGCACCAAGCCCTTGTGGAGAAAGAGCCCCTTCTCCAATCTCTGGTGGACCATAACAGTGCCTGTGGT GCTACTGGGGCAGCTCGTGCAGATAGCTGTGGACTTGCAGCTCTGGACAAACAGGGACAGCAGTATCAACTTTGGTCTGGCAGACGTGCCCTTGATAACCTGGCTCCTGGGCTGCCTTTCCCTCATCCTTGTGGTCGTCACCAATGAAATCGTCAAGTTGCATGAAATACG GGTCCGGGTCCGATACCAGAAGAGGCAGAAACTACAGTTTGAAACTAAACTTGGCATGAACTCCCCTTTTTGA